One genomic segment of Bacteroides caccae includes these proteins:
- a CDS encoding SLC13 family permease, translating into MYKIFHGFHLVEAYQDLKKARRLAKNQAVARCIKLTVAITISLILWLLPIDTFGIEGLTVIEQRLISIFIFATLMWVFEAVPAWTTSVLIVVLLLLTVSDSSLWFLTQDIPAGELGQTVKYKSIMHCFADPIIMLFIGGFILAIAATKSGLDVLLARVMLRPFGTQSRYVLLGFILVTAAFSMFLSNTATAAMMLTFLTPVLKALPADGKGKIGLAMAIPVAANVGGMGTPIGTPPNAIALKYLNDPEGLNLNIGFGEWMSFMLPYTIIVLFIAWFILLRLFPFKQKNIELQIEGEAKKDWRSVVVYITFAITVVLWMFDKVTGVNSNVVAMIPVAVFCITGVITKRDLEEISWSVLWMVAGGFALGVALQETGLAKHMIEAIPFNTWPPVLMIVGSGLICYAMANFISHTATAALLVPILAIAGSSMRENLSSLGGVETLLIGVAIGSSLAMILPISTPPNALAHATGMIQQKDMEKVGIIMGIIGLILGYTMLIILGSNKML; encoded by the coding sequence ATGTACAAGATTTTTCATGGCTTCCATCTAGTGGAAGCTTATCAGGATTTAAAGAAAGCCAGACGGTTGGCAAAGAATCAGGCAGTGGCCAGATGTATTAAGTTAACCGTAGCTATTACCATTTCCCTTATTCTATGGCTCCTCCCTATCGACACATTTGGTATAGAAGGGTTAACCGTTATAGAACAAAGACTGATTTCTATCTTTATTTTTGCCACACTTATGTGGGTTTTCGAAGCTGTCCCTGCATGGACTACTTCCGTACTGATTGTCGTATTACTATTACTTACCGTTTCCGACAGCAGTTTATGGTTCCTCACTCAAGATATTCCAGCAGGAGAATTGGGACAGACAGTTAAATATAAGTCCATTATGCACTGCTTTGCCGATCCTATCATCATGTTATTTATCGGTGGATTCATACTTGCCATTGCTGCGACCAAAAGCGGTCTGGACGTATTGTTGGCACGTGTCATGTTACGCCCCTTCGGAACACAATCACGCTATGTATTATTAGGATTCATTCTTGTTACGGCTGCATTTTCAATGTTCCTCAGCAACACGGCTACAGCTGCCATGATGCTCACTTTCCTCACCCCTGTATTAAAGGCACTTCCGGCAGACGGCAAAGGAAAAATCGGTCTGGCCATGGCCATTCCCGTAGCTGCTAATGTAGGCGGTATGGGAACTCCTATCGGTACGCCACCCAACGCCATTGCACTAAAATACCTGAATGATCCGGAAGGGTTGAACTTGAATATCGGCTTCGGAGAATGGATGAGTTTTATGCTGCCTTACACCATTATCGTACTGTTTATTGCATGGTTTATTCTTTTGCGGTTGTTCCCTTTCAAACAAAAGAATATTGAATTACAAATTGAAGGCGAAGCAAAAAAGGACTGGCGTTCGGTCGTAGTTTATATTACTTTCGCCATCACGGTCGTATTATGGATGTTCGACAAGGTGACAGGAGTTAACTCCAACGTGGTAGCCATGATTCCGGTAGCCGTATTCTGTATAACAGGAGTTATCACCAAACGCGACCTGGAAGAAATCAGCTGGAGCGTACTCTGGATGGTAGCCGGCGGCTTCGCACTAGGGGTTGCCTTACAGGAAACCGGACTCGCCAAACACATGATCGAAGCAATCCCATTCAACACATGGCCTCCTGTATTAATGATTGTCGGCTCCGGACTGATTTGTTACGCCATGGCAAACTTCATCTCACACACGGCGACTGCCGCATTGCTCGTTCCCATTCTTGCCATTGCGGGAAGCAGTATGCGTGAGAACCTGTCTTCGCTGGGAGGTGTAGAAACTTTATTGATCGGAGTGGCAATCGGTTCATCATTAGCAATGATATTGCCTATCAGTACTCCGCCCAACGCTTTGGCACATGCCACAGGCATGATCCAACAAAAGGATATGGAGAAAGTCGGTATAATCATGGGAATTATCGGACTGATACTTGGATATACCATGTTGATTATACTTGGTTCTAATAAGATGTTATAA
- a CDS encoding glycoside hydrolase family 97 protein yields MKKLTVLLMCVCCVFTAQAQKQFTLNSPGGNLQTTITIGDQLTYDITCDGRQILAPSPIAMSLDNGEVWGEKAKLSGTSRKSVDRMVSSPFYRANELRDHYNELTLRFKKDWNVEFRAYDDGIVYRFVSRAKKPFNVLDEIVDYQFPFDAVASVPYVNRGKDGDYESQFFNSFENTYVTNNLSKQNKKRLMFLPLVVEAGDGVKICITESDLENYPGLFLSAAKGENRLSGKFAPYPKRTVQGGHNKLQMLVAEREDYIAKVDKPRSFPWRMAIVTTSDKDLASSNLSYLLAAPSRLSDLSWIKPGKVAWDWWNAWNLDSVDFATGVNNATYKAYIDFASSKGIEYVILDEGWAVNLKADLMQVVKDIDLKELVDYAADRNVGIILWAGYYAFERDMENVCRHYAAMGVKGFKVDFMDRDDQEMTAFNYRAAETCAKYKMILDLHGTHKPAGLNRTYPNVLNFEGVNGLEQMKWSPASLDQVKYDVMIPFIRQVSGPMDYTQGAMRNASKGNYYPCNSEPMSQGTRCRQLALYVVFESPFNMLCDNPSNYMREPESTDFIAAIPTVWDESIVLDGKMGEYIVTARRKGDVWYIGGITDWTARDIEVDCSFLGDKAYNATLFKDGVNAHRVGRDYKRESFSVKKDSKLKIHLAPGGGFALQIK; encoded by the coding sequence ATGAAAAAACTGACAGTCTTACTAATGTGTGTATGTTGTGTATTTACTGCACAGGCACAAAAGCAATTTACTCTGAATTCTCCGGGCGGGAATCTGCAAACTACTATTACCATAGGCGATCAACTGACTTACGATATTACTTGTGACGGACGGCAGATTCTGGCTCCCTCGCCGATAGCCATGTCGTTGGACAACGGAGAAGTATGGGGTGAGAAAGCGAAATTGTCCGGTACTTCCCGGAAAAGTGTTGATCGTATGGTGTCTTCTCCCTTCTATCGTGCCAATGAATTGAGAGATCATTATAATGAACTGACATTGCGGTTTAAAAAAGACTGGAATGTGGAATTTCGAGCATACGATGACGGAATCGTTTATCGCTTTGTTAGTCGGGCTAAAAAGCCTTTCAATGTGCTGGATGAGATTGTTGACTATCAGTTCCCGTTTGATGCGGTTGCTTCCGTGCCTTATGTGAATAGAGGAAAGGACGGTGATTACGAATCTCAGTTCTTCAACTCTTTTGAAAATACATATGTTACAAATAATCTGTCTAAACAAAATAAGAAGCGTTTGATGTTTCTGCCGCTAGTGGTGGAAGCCGGTGATGGGGTTAAGATTTGTATTACCGAGTCCGATCTGGAGAATTATCCGGGGCTTTTCTTGTCTGCTGCTAAAGGTGAAAATCGGTTGAGCGGCAAATTTGCTCCATATCCGAAGCGTACTGTTCAGGGCGGACATAACAAACTTCAGATGTTGGTGGCAGAACGCGAGGATTATATAGCAAAGGTGGATAAGCCCAGAAGTTTCCCATGGCGCATGGCTATTGTGACTACTTCCGATAAAGACTTGGCGTCAAGTAATCTGAGCTATTTGCTGGCTGCGCCTTCACGCTTGTCGGATCTTTCATGGATCAAACCCGGCAAAGTGGCTTGGGATTGGTGGAACGCATGGAACTTGGATAGTGTCGATTTCGCTACCGGAGTGAATAATGCTACTTATAAAGCATATATTGATTTTGCTTCGTCAAAGGGTATAGAATATGTGATACTTGATGAAGGTTGGGCGGTCAATCTGAAGGCGGACCTGATGCAGGTGGTGAAAGATATTGATTTGAAAGAGTTGGTAGATTATGCCGCTGACAGAAATGTAGGTATCATTCTTTGGGCAGGTTATTATGCTTTCGAACGTGATATGGAGAATGTCTGCCGTCATTATGCTGCAATGGGGGTGAAAGGCTTCAAAGTCGACTTCATGGACCGTGACGATCAGGAAATGACCGCATTCAACTACCGGGCCGCCGAGACTTGTGCTAAATATAAGATGATCCTCGATTTGCACGGCACACACAAACCGGCAGGTCTGAACCGTACTTATCCGAATGTGTTGAACTTCGAAGGGGTAAACGGACTGGAGCAGATGAAGTGGAGCCCGGCTTCACTCGATCAGGTGAAATATGATGTGATGATTCCTTTTATTCGTCAGGTTTCCGGTCCTATGGACTATACACAGGGCGCGATGAGGAATGCTTCGAAAGGTAATTATTATCCTTGCAATTCAGAACCGATGAGCCAGGGGACACGTTGCCGGCAGTTGGCTTTGTATGTGGTGTTCGAGTCACCTTTCAATATGTTATGTGATAACCCGAGCAACTATATGCGCGAGCCGGAATCAACAGATTTCATAGCTGCCATTCCGACTGTATGGGATGAAAGCATTGTGCTTGACGGTAAAATGGGAGAGTACATTGTCACTGCACGCCGGAAAGGGGATGTCTGGTATATAGGCGGAATTACTGATTGGACGGCCAGGGATATCGAAGTCGATTGTTCTTTTTTGGGAGATAAGGCATATAACGCCACTTTATTTAAAGACGGAGTCAATGCTCACCGTGTCGGACGTGACTATAAACGGGAATCTTTCTCTGTAAAGAAGGATAGCAAGTTGAAAATTCATCTGGCTCCCGGAGGAGGTTTTGCACTTCAAATAAAATAG
- a CDS encoding hexokinase family protein, with the protein MEKNIFKLDNEQLKAIARSFKEKVEKGLNTENAEIQCIPTFITPKADNINGKSLVLDLGGTNYRVALVDFSKSVPDIHPNNGWKKDMSIMKSLGYTQEELFKELADMITGIKREEEMPIGYCFSYPTESVPGGDAKLLRWTKGVDIKEMIGKYIGNPLLNYLNEKNKIKFTDIKVLNDTVASLFAGLTDNSYDAYIGLIVGTGTNMATFIPADKIKKLNPADNIQGMIPVNLESGNFHPPFLTGVDNTVDVISGNPRKQRFEKAVSGMYLGDILKATFPLEEFEEKFDAQKLTAIMNYPDIYKDVYVQVAQWIYTRSAQLVAASITGLVMLLKSYNKDIRRICLVAEGSLFWSENRKDKNYHSIVTEELKELFDLFGLKDVTVDIKSMNNANLIGTAIAALS; encoded by the coding sequence ATGGAGAAAAATATTTTTAAGTTAGATAATGAACAGCTCAAAGCAATAGCCCGTTCATTTAAAGAAAAAGTAGAAAAAGGATTGAACACTGAAAACGCTGAAATCCAATGCATTCCTACCTTTATTACTCCGAAGGCTGACAATATCAACGGTAAATCACTTGTGCTTGATCTCGGAGGAACCAATTATCGGGTAGCACTCGTTGATTTCAGCAAATCGGTACCGGACATTCATCCCAACAATGGTTGGAAGAAAGATATGTCGATCATGAAATCGCTGGGGTATACCCAAGAGGAATTATTTAAAGAGTTGGCAGATATGATCACCGGAATAAAACGGGAGGAGGAAATGCCTATCGGCTATTGCTTTTCTTATCCGACCGAATCCGTGCCCGGCGGGGATGCAAAACTGCTGCGCTGGACAAAGGGAGTTGACATCAAAGAGATGATTGGAAAATATATCGGGAATCCCCTACTCAACTACCTGAATGAAAAGAATAAAATCAAGTTTACGGATATAAAAGTATTGAATGACACCGTAGCCAGTTTATTTGCAGGACTTACAGACAACAGTTATGATGCATATATAGGACTGATTGTAGGAACAGGCACTAATATGGCTACTTTCATCCCAGCCGACAAAATAAAAAAGCTGAATCCAGCGGATAATATTCAAGGCATGATTCCCGTCAATTTGGAATCCGGGAATTTTCATCCGCCATTTCTTACCGGAGTGGATAATACAGTCGATGTAATTTCCGGTAACCCCAGAAAACAACGTTTCGAGAAAGCAGTATCCGGTATGTATCTGGGAGATATTTTAAAAGCAACTTTTCCTTTAGAAGAATTTGAAGAAAAATTTGATGCGCAAAAACTTACCGCTATCATGAACTATCCGGATATATACAAGGATGTATATGTACAAGTGGCGCAATGGATATATACCAGATCGGCACAGTTGGTGGCCGCTTCAATTACAGGGCTTGTCATGTTGTTGAAATCATACAATAAAGATATACGTAGGATTTGCCTGGTGGCTGAAGGCAGTCTTTTCTGGAGTGAGAACAGAAAAGATAAGAATTATCACAGTATTGTTACAGAGGAATTAAAGGAGCTTTTCGACTTGTTCGGTTTGAAAGATGTTACAGTTGATATAAAAAGTATGAATAATGCGAATCTGATAGGTACAGCCATTGCGGCATTATCGTAA